In a genomic window of Melopsittacus undulatus isolate bMelUnd1 chromosome 1, bMelUnd1.mat.Z, whole genome shotgun sequence:
- the GRINA gene encoding protein lifeguard 1, whose product MVPGDQDSPLHSTYHEEGPPSYYDTQDFPAPQWDDSSVRQAFIRKVFLVLTLQLSVTFTFVASFTFLDGLKVFVQTHTWSYYLSYGVFFCCLLALSCCGDLQRRHPWNLMALSILTLSLSYMVAMVASFYDTDAVLMAVGITVLVCFSVVLFSMQTRYDFTSCRGVLLVLLVVLVLFSILLLCVRNRVLELIYAALGALLFTGFLAVDVQLLLGNKNLSLSPEDFVFAALSLYTDIINIFLYLLALVGRAKE is encoded by the exons ATGGTGCCCGGGGACCAGGACT cccccctgCACAGCACATACCATGAGGAGGGTCCCCCCTCCTACTATGACACTCAGGACTTCCCAGCTCCTCAATGGGACGACAGCAGCGTCAGACAGGCGTTCATCCGCAAG GTGTTCCTGGTGCTGACCCTCCAGCTCAGTGTCACCTTCACCTTCGTTGCCTCCTTCACGTTCCTGGATGGGCTCAAGGTGTTTGTCCAGACTCACACCTGGAGTTATTACCTGTCCTATGGAGTCTtcttctgctgcctgctggcCCTGAGCTGCTGCGGGGACCTGCAGCGCCGGCACCCATGGAACCTCATGGCGCTG tccatcctgACCCTCAGCCTGTCCTACATGGTTGCCATGGTCGCCAGTTTCTATGACACTGATGCTGTTCTCATGGCCGTGGGTATCACTGTGCTCGTCTGCTTCAGTGTCGTCCTGTTCTCCATGCAG ACCAGATACGACTTCACCTCGTGCCGGGgggtgttactggtgttactggttgTACTGGttctcttctccatcctgctcctctgcgTCCGCAACCGGGTCCTGGAGCTCATCTatgcagcactgggagcccTGCTCTTTACTGGG TTTCTGGCCGTGGATGTTCAGTTGTTGCTGGGGAACAAAAATCTCTCCCTGAGTCCAGAGGATTTTGTGTTTGCAGCTTTGAGTCTTTACACTGATATCATCAACATCTTCCTGTACCTGCTGGCGCTGGTGGGCAGGGCCAAGGAGTGA